One Dasypus novemcinctus isolate mDasNov1 chromosome 27, mDasNov1.1.hap2, whole genome shotgun sequence genomic window, CGGGAAtgtgacccttcctcccatcccccatTTCCTTCCCAGTGGTGAAATCCAGCTTCGTGGTGCCTCCATGCCGTGGGTCCAGGGCGTTGGTGAGTGTGGTGGACAGTGGGGCTGGCTTCACGGTCACCAGGCTCAGCGCATACCAGGTGACAAACCTCGTGCCAGGAACCAAATACTAGTAGGTACCAGCCCAGGCTGGAGGTGCCCCTGGGACGGGGGTGCAGGAAGAGAGGGTGGGAAGGCACCGACATTTgtcaggggaggggcagggggaaggggatcTGGTCCACGCTGGGGAGAGACACAGCTAAGGGCTGGAGGACGGCTCAGAGGGGAGGCACAGTTACAAGGGGAGGCCCCGGTCTTCCTCCAAGTTCCAGATACTCGCTGAgtgttctctcctctctctcctgcgAACCCCACCACAAAAGCATTTCCTACCTAGTGAAGAAGGGGACATCCACGGAGTCCAGTAAAGAGATCCCAATGTCCACGCTTCCTCGTAAGTTAtgctcccctcaccccactcacaTCTCAAAACCCCAAAATCCTTCCCTGGCCCTCTGCACCCCAATGCCCTGTCTAGGTGAGCGGCTTCTTCCTGTACTCCCATAGCACCGTTGCTTACCTCTCTCACAGCCCGGAGCGCTTAGCCTTTTAACTGCTTCCTCACTCATCCACCTGTACTACTCAAGGTTCTTTGTGGGGAGGAATTGTATCCTACTAACTTCTGTATAGTCGATGACTAATATAAGAGATGCTTCATCAATATTTATTGTTGGATGTTTGGATCCATAGGTTGATTGTTTGACTGGCTGGCTGGGtgtttggatggatggatggatggatggatggatggatggatggatggatggatggatggatggattgatggatggatgaatggttggatggatggatggttggatggatggatggatggttggatggatggatggatagatggatggatggttggatggatggatggatggatggatggatggatggatggatggatgggtgttggatggatgaatgggtgttggatgatggatggatggttggttgaatggatggatggatggttggatggatggatggatggatggttggatggatggatggatggatggatggatgggtgttggatggatgaatggatgggtgacTGGATGCCTGTCACCAAGACCTTCCCACTCCCCATGTCTCTCCCAACAGGAAGGAAGGTGGAGTCCATTGGGCTGGGAATGGCCCGAACTGGGGGCATGGTGGTCATCACAGTTCTGCTTTCAGTTGCCATGTTCTTGCTGGTTCTGGGCTTCATCATCGCCCTGGCACTGGGTGCCCAGAAGTGAGGCTGCCCAGGGCAGGTTCCTGCAGGAAGACCAGCTCGTGGACTCCTTCCCAGGCTCAGGGCTTTGTCTTGTGCTCCTGCTTGCTCTCCTGAAAAGACAGCCTCCTCCCAGGCTGCAGTCACTGGCCATTGGCTCCTTCAGTCCCtgtcccccaccctctccccagcaCCTCCCCGTGgagttcttttctcctccatcccTCTCCTTGCTCCCTAATGCCTCGCCTTCCCCAGCACTCCCTAGTATTCCCTTCACCCACTCCTGCCCTCATCTCTGTCAGAGTTTACCTTCCTCCCATTTCACAACTTGCAATTCCTCCCTACCGCCAAGAACTCAACCCTCCCTCCGTGAATCAGGTCCTTGCAATGAAGTCCGATGCCACCTCTGCTGTGTACGTCTCCCTTTCATGGGCTCCACTTTGGATGGAGTCTATGTCCAGGTTGCAGATGATCCCTGtcccccctccacctcccaggAGGGGCCTGATGAGGTACGAGCTCAGGAATCAGCCTTCTCAGACCCACAGCTGGCCCCCCAATGAGGGTAGGGTCCAAGGTTGGGGCCGGTGCACCATGTGGGGGCCCAGGGCcctcaggggctgggggaggctggCCAAGTGAGGGAGAGTGCAGAGCAGGGGTTGTGGCTAAGGACAAACACGGGGCAAGCAGGGAGGGACTCAAGCATGGAGAACTTGGAGGGGGTAATAGGCTAAAAGGGCTCTGGGAGGACAGGGCAGAAGTGGCAGAACCCTGGTGGAGCGGGTACCAGGGTGGCCACCCTCATTCACTTTTGCCCCCTCCAACATAGGGATCAGTGATCTCTGCTTTGCTCTTACGGTAAAGACCGAAATCTTTAAAGTGACCTTCAAGGCCAGCCCTGGTCCACCCCCTAACTGCCCCTCCAGCTTTTGCCAAATTACCTCCAATGTCACGTGATCCCTCTtgtctcagggcctttgcacagccGATTCCATATGCCTGGACTACTCCTGTGATTGTCCGCCGACTCCACTCCACTCCTATTTGCATAGTTTCTCTGAATCATCCTTCTGGACTCAGTGTCACTTAGCCAGGGCCACCTTCTTGGGTCtactagccccccccccccattaagtCGGGGTCTTCTATCCTGACTTTCATAGCATTAGCCTGGTTTATGGTCATATACTTGTGTGACTATTCAATTGTCTGTGAGCACCATGAGAGCTGTCACTTTGCTCCCTAAAGCCTAACACCACAATACCCGGgcacagtaggtactcaataaatacttgttaaatacGTGAGAAAACGAATGAACGAACAAGTCCCTGAAGAAAAGGAGGGGGCTGGGAAAGTGCCCAAAATTCCGTGAACACAATCAGGAGAAGCTCatccagaggagagagaagatgcTGGAACGATGGTCTGGAGGACCCCTTTCTAGAGTAATCCAAGAGGCCCGGGGAGGAAGGGAATGGAAGAGAAGGACCACAACCTGTATCCATTCTATAAACACTAactgagtgcttattatgtgccaaCCCCTACCAGGAATAAACTGGGAAAGACATTATTTCTCCTTCATGGAACTTACATGGAAATTAGCAGAAGAGACAGACCTTAAAAAGTGTGGACAAGTAAACAAATACAAAGTGTTCTCAGTGGGGGGAGGGTGGACACTGAGGCCCTCCCTAGCCTGCGTGGGCCTACCTGAGCTGAGGCCTCAAGTCGGGAGATTGTCGGGGAGAACAGGTCCCGAAGAGCAAAGGGTTCAGGCGATGCTTCCCGCCCTGACGGCCCCAGCCCAGGTTCGAGAAGCAACCCTGCTGTGTTGTGGGAAGAGCGGAGGTCTGGGAACCAATCTTTGCTGCACATTAGAATTATCTAGGAGGCTTTTAAGAATCCCAATGCCAAGGTCATGCTCCATACCAAAAGTCAGATTGACTGGGGGTGGGAGCCAGGcattagtattttttaaacataccCAGGAGATTCCTATGTGCAGCAAAATTTGGAAATTactagtaaaaattttaaaaattggtagatcaatttttttttaaggcggtaccaggggttaaacccaggacctcgttcaCAGgtggctcaaccactgagctgcatctgctccccagtgagagctgggttttgtttgtttgtttgtttgtaggaggtaccaggattgaacccaggaccttgatatgggaagcaggcactcaaacacttgagctacatctgctcccagaccAATTTTAAAAGGGCTATGAAAGGATGGatgcattataatttttttttttaacaaatcaccTATAAAGAAAGAGATTGGAAGAATACACATCAAAATATAAtcagggggaagcggatgtggctcaactgatagagcgtccgcctaccatataggaggtccaggttcacacctagggcctcctggcccgtgtgatgagctggcccatgcgcagtgctgatgcgcacaaaggaATGCCaagtcacgcaggggtgtcccccacctagcggagctccatgagcaaggaatgcaccctgcaaggagagccaccccgtacaaaaaaagtgcagcctgcccaggagtggcgctgcacacacggagagctgacgcagcaaggtgatgcaacaaaaaaagagacacagattcccagtcccgctgacaagaatataagaggacacaacacagaagaacacacagcaaatggacacagagagcagacaacggaggggaggggaggggatggggagagaaataaataaaaataaatctttaaaaattctaaatatatatatatatatatatatatatatatatatatatatatatatatatatatatatatatataatcaggggaagcgcctgctttccatatatgaggtcctgggtttgatccccggaacctcctaaaaaaataaataaataacgttatctttaaaatatatatataatcagggaagcaagccaagtgtccatcaatcaatgaatggataaacaaaatgtgttacatacacacaatggaatattattcagccataaaaaattattgaagtcctgatacatgtgacaatgtggatgaaccttgaagacatcatgctgagtgaaataagccagacacgaaaggacaaatgtATCATgtcactgaaatgaaataattagaatagcaaactcacagag contains:
- the UPK2 gene encoding uroplakin-2 isoform X2 produces the protein MSFPYSHILFKPQRSRTEAPYPSVQHSVRSVSSGPSPQDLPSSPTDDWIPCLPSAGRKLREFGTKSPRGSEPKKMVKSSFVVPPCRGSRALVSVVDSGAGFTVTRLSAYQVTNLVPGTKYYISYLVKKGTSTESSKEIPMSTLPRRKVESIGLGMARTGGMVVITVLLSVAMFLLVLGFIIALALGAQK
- the UPK2 gene encoding uroplakin-2 isoform X3 — encoded protein: MAAPLPVRALPLTLILLALLAPGAAADFNISSLSGVLSPALAESLLVALPPCHLTGGNATLIVRRANDSKVVKSSFVVPPCRGSRALVSVVDSGAGFTVTRLSAYQVTNLVPGTKYYISYLVKKGTSTESSKEIPMSTLPRRKVESIGLGMARTGGMVVITVLLSVAMFLLVLGFIIALALGAQK